A DNA window from Candidatus Poribacteria bacterium contains the following coding sequences:
- the gltB gene encoding glutamate synthase large subunit — translation MYNELNEKDACGVGFVANRFGNRSHDIIKMATQAVTNLTHRGAVAADAKTGDGAGILTQIPGKIFQKELQKLGVHLDSINDMGVGMIFLPRHDRDAQARGRAIVEETLQQYGVPFLGWRSVPQDFSALGAKALETLPEIQQVLVGRPEQLADDAFEQRLYLICKELEHRVTAALDEFHIASFSHRTIVYKGLLVAPQLTQFYPDLKDPDFQAALAVFHQRYSTNTSSTWMLAQPFHTLAHNGEINTLMGNQNWMRARESDLQSPLWGEDIRKLIPIINPHGSDSMSLDNVLELLTHSGRGILHAMMCLIPEAYEQIPDMPDELKACYEYLSCVSEPWDGPAAVAFTDGVVVGASLDRNGLRPARYKVTEDGTVVMGSEVGIIELDDSCVVEKGRLGPGQMIAVDTAQGKLLKDVEIKHNVAKQKPYAEWVKKGSVTLPTEKDGAYVTTDAVPEQLSTYQKAFGYMTEDIERFIKPMVSEAKEAVGSMGDDTPPSVISRHPRLLYSYFKQRFAQVTNPPIDSIRERLVMSLTTHLGKQYSLLTETPEHARLIRLHSPILTNTDLQTLRELDISDFQIETLPVCFPVVSGKQGLEGALETLCQRASEAIDRGVTLLVLSDKEVNPDLAPIPMALAIGAVHHHLIREGKRMRASLIAETGDAREEHHFAVLLGYGATAINPYLAFSTILQLAEDGEFAELAASEAIDTYKATVEKGILKIMAKMGISTVSSYHGAQIFEALGINSTVIDKCFTGTTSRLSGIGFAEIAAETLHFHTKAFSGSEGDASLEEAGYFRFRRNGEFHAFNPTVFKSLHRFVKGGKPEDYEKYADAVESGEPSSLRDLLAFKPSTPIPIEEVEPAEDIVRRFTTGSMSFGALSRETHETLAIAMNRLGAKSGSGEGGESTTRFKPQPNGDLASSAIKQVASGRFGVTPTYLISAKELEIKMAQGSKPGEGGQIPGHKVTAEIASLRHSVPGVPLISPPPHHDIYSIEDLAQLIYDLKQANPRAKVAVKLVSEFLVGTIASGVAKGYADVIQISGHEGGTGASPLSSIKNAGTPWELGLAETQRALVTNELRDRVVLRADGGMRSGRDIVIAAMLGAEEYGFGTIAMVATGCVMARQCHLNTCPVGVATQDPALRAKYPGTPEMVVNFMLGVANEVRAILANLGHRNLNDIIGRPELLQPIDLADYPKTETLDLSEILTPADPTGTQPRYHLQNRNDRDDISLDDQILKDAEEAISQKTTIQLSYAIRNTHRTVGAKLAGEIAARYGDAGLPDRTIQCDFRGSAGQSFGAFCISGVQFALTGEANDYVGKGMAGGEIIIKPAPTAQFPTYENTIIGNTVLYGATGGTLYAAGRAGERFCVRNSGATVVIEGVGDHGCEYMTAGTAVILGETGRNFGAGMTGGIAYVLDEKQQFERKYNSDWVKLEKVTSETDVKSLMALIQNHAAYTGSEHAEKILTNWEDVLPHFWKVVTPPPPPLPAPVQLKRRAAGRRSRKR, via the coding sequence ATGTATAATGAATTAAATGAAAAAGATGCCTGTGGCGTTGGTTTTGTCGCGAACCGTTTTGGAAATCGGAGCCATGATATTATCAAAATGGCGACACAAGCGGTCACGAATTTGACACATCGAGGCGCAGTGGCGGCTGATGCCAAAACAGGAGACGGAGCAGGCATTTTAACGCAAATTCCAGGAAAAATATTTCAAAAAGAACTTCAGAAACTCGGTGTCCACCTTGATTCGATAAATGATATGGGTGTCGGGATGATTTTCCTACCGAGGCATGACCGGGATGCACAGGCACGCGGGCGCGCAATCGTTGAAGAGACATTACAGCAGTACGGTGTTCCCTTCCTTGGATGGCGTTCTGTTCCTCAGGACTTTTCCGCTCTCGGTGCTAAAGCATTGGAAACGCTACCGGAAATCCAGCAGGTATTGGTGGGGCGTCCAGAACAACTCGCTGATGATGCTTTTGAACAACGTTTGTATCTGATATGTAAAGAGTTAGAGCATCGTGTTACAGCAGCACTCGACGAATTCCATATCGCCTCTTTTTCGCATCGGACGATTGTCTATAAGGGATTGCTCGTAGCACCCCAGCTTACCCAATTTTATCCGGATTTAAAAGATCCCGATTTTCAGGCAGCACTTGCCGTTTTCCATCAACGCTACAGTACAAATACCTCGTCCACATGGATGCTTGCCCAACCTTTTCATACACTGGCGCATAATGGCGAAATCAACACCTTGATGGGCAATCAGAACTGGATGCGGGCGCGCGAATCCGACTTGCAATCACCCCTATGGGGTGAAGACATCCGAAAACTCATTCCAATTATCAACCCACATGGAAGCGATTCCATGAGTTTGGATAATGTGTTAGAGTTGTTAACACACTCCGGTCGCGGTATCCTACATGCCATGATGTGTCTTATCCCTGAAGCCTATGAGCAGATTCCGGATATGCCGGACGAGTTGAAAGCCTGTTACGAGTATCTCTCATGTGTCAGTGAACCTTGGGATGGACCGGCGGCGGTCGCGTTTACAGATGGCGTTGTTGTCGGCGCAAGTTTGGATAGAAATGGACTGCGACCCGCACGCTACAAGGTCACCGAAGACGGGACGGTTGTTATGGGGTCCGAAGTCGGAATTATTGAACTTGATGACAGTTGCGTCGTCGAAAAGGGACGTTTGGGACCAGGGCAAATGATTGCTGTCGATACCGCACAGGGAAAATTGCTGAAAGATGTCGAGATTAAACATAATGTTGCCAAGCAGAAGCCTTATGCTGAGTGGGTGAAGAAAGGTAGCGTAACGCTACCAACCGAAAAAGATGGGGCGTATGTCACGACAGATGCTGTCCCTGAACAATTGTCAACATACCAGAAAGCTTTTGGCTATATGACTGAAGACATAGAGCGCTTTATTAAACCTATGGTGTCGGAAGCCAAGGAAGCCGTTGGCTCAATGGGCGATGACACACCGCCCTCTGTAATTTCTCGGCATCCGCGTTTGCTCTATAGCTACTTCAAACAACGTTTCGCGCAGGTTACGAATCCACCTATTGATTCGATCCGGGAACGTTTGGTGATGTCTCTGACAACACACCTCGGAAAACAGTATAGTTTGCTCACAGAAACTCCAGAACACGCTCGACTTATTCGGTTACATTCCCCAATTTTGACAAATACAGATTTACAAACATTGCGTGAACTGGATATATCCGATTTCCAGATAGAGACACTCCCTGTTTGCTTCCCCGTGGTCTCCGGCAAACAAGGCTTGGAAGGCGCATTGGAAACACTCTGTCAACGTGCCTCCGAGGCTATTGATCGCGGCGTAACACTTCTCGTGCTAAGTGACAAAGAGGTGAATCCTGACCTTGCTCCGATTCCGATGGCACTTGCTATTGGGGCTGTTCACCACCATTTGATTCGAGAAGGAAAGCGAATGCGGGCAAGTCTCATCGCTGAAACTGGAGATGCGAGAGAAGAACACCATTTTGCTGTTCTTCTTGGTTACGGCGCAACTGCAATCAATCCTTACCTTGCTTTCTCAACGATTCTTCAACTTGCTGAAGATGGTGAATTCGCAGAACTCGCCGCGTCGGAAGCCATTGACACTTATAAAGCAACCGTCGAAAAAGGTATTTTGAAAATTATGGCGAAGATGGGAATTTCGACGGTGTCAAGTTATCACGGTGCCCAAATCTTTGAAGCACTTGGTATCAATTCAACGGTTATTGACAAATGCTTTACAGGCACCACCTCACGCTTAAGTGGCATTGGCTTTGCTGAAATCGCAGCGGAGACGCTCCACTTCCACACAAAAGCGTTCTCTGGAAGTGAAGGCGACGCGTCCTTGGAAGAAGCAGGCTATTTCCGATTCCGTAGAAACGGTGAATTCCATGCCTTTAATCCGACGGTATTTAAGTCACTTCACCGATTTGTTAAGGGCGGTAAGCCGGAGGACTACGAAAAATATGCTGATGCTGTCGAAAGTGGAGAACCTTCCAGCTTACGAGATCTGCTGGCTTTCAAACCCAGCACCCCGATTCCGATTGAAGAGGTAGAGCCAGCAGAAGATATTGTTCGACGTTTCACAACGGGTAGTATGTCTTTTGGCGCGTTAAGTCGCGAGACACACGAAACTTTGGCAATCGCGATGAATCGTCTCGGCGCAAAATCAGGGAGTGGAGAAGGTGGTGAAAGTACGACACGCTTCAAACCCCAACCCAATGGAGACCTTGCTTCGAGTGCCATTAAACAGGTAGCGTCCGGACGGTTCGGAGTGACACCAACATATCTCATATCGGCGAAGGAACTGGAAATTAAGATGGCGCAGGGATCCAAACCTGGAGAAGGTGGACAGATTCCAGGGCATAAAGTAACAGCCGAAATCGCTTCTCTTCGCCACTCTGTGCCAGGAGTGCCACTGATTTCACCGCCTCCACATCATGACATCTACTCCATTGAGGATTTAGCGCAGCTCATCTACGATCTAAAACAAGCGAATCCACGGGCAAAGGTCGCTGTAAAACTGGTATCCGAATTTCTCGTTGGAACGATTGCATCGGGGGTAGCAAAGGGCTACGCCGATGTAATACAAATCAGTGGGCATGAGGGAGGTACTGGGGCATCCCCGCTCAGTTCCATTAAGAACGCTGGGACCCCTTGGGAACTCGGACTTGCTGAAACACAGCGGGCACTTGTGACGAATGAATTGCGGGATCGTGTCGTGTTACGGGCTGACGGTGGGATGCGTTCTGGACGTGACATTGTTATTGCGGCAATGTTAGGGGCAGAAGAATATGGATTTGGAACGATAGCGATGGTCGCGACGGGGTGTGTAATGGCACGCCAATGCCACTTAAATACGTGTCCGGTTGGTGTAGCTACCCAGGATCCAGCACTCCGTGCCAAATATCCCGGCACCCCCGAAATGGTGGTGAATTTCATGCTCGGGGTGGCGAATGAAGTCCGAGCTATTCTTGCCAACCTCGGTCACAGGAACCTCAACGATATTATCGGGCGCCCGGAGTTACTTCAACCGATCGATCTCGCAGATTACCCGAAAACTGAAACGCTGGATTTGAGTGAAATTCTGACCCCTGCCGATCCAACTGGAACGCAGCCGCGTTACCATCTACAAAATCGAAACGATCGGGACGACATCTCTCTTGACGATCAGATACTGAAGGATGCTGAGGAAGCAATTTCGCAGAAAACAACTATCCAACTCTCTTATGCCATCCGGAATACGCACCGAACAGTGGGTGCAAAGTTGGCCGGTGAAATTGCGGCGCGCTATGGTGATGCGGGCTTACCTGATAGGACGATCCAGTGCGACTTTAGGGGGAGTGCAGGACAGAGTTTCGGTGCTTTCTGTATCAGCGGCGTACAATTCGCGTTGACAGGCGAGGCTAATGACTATGTGGGTAAGGGCATGGCAGGCGGGGAAATTATTATTAAACCGGCGCCGACTGCACAGTTCCCAACTTATGAAAATACAATCATTGGAAATACAGTGTTGTATGGTGCCACAGGCGGTACGCTTTATGCAGCGGGAAGAGCTGGTGAACGGTTCTGTGTCCGAAACAGCGGGGCAACTGTTGTCATTGAAGGCGTGGGGGATCACGGTTGTGAATACATGACCGCCGGAACAGCCGTAATTCTCGGCGAGACAGGCAGAAACTTTGGTGCCGGAATGACCGGTGGTATTGCTTATGTTCTCGACGAAAAACAACAGTTCGAGAGGAAGTACAACTCGGATTGGGTGAAGTTAGAAAAGGTAACGAGTGAGACAGATGTTAAGAGTCTGATGGCACTTATACAAAATCACGCGGCTTATACCGGCAGTGAACACGCCGAGAAAATTCTCACCAATTGGGAGGATGTTCTTCCGCATTTTTGGAAGGTGGTAACACCACCACCGCCACCACTGCCAGCACCTGTCCAGTTGAAAAGAAGAGCCGCGGGACGTAGAAGTCGTAAACGCTAA
- a CDS encoding bifunctional hydroxymethylpyrimidine kinase/phosphomethylpyrimidine kinase, protein MGVLIVGTVTLDTVETPNKRVEDALGGSGVYAAVAASFFRNPVRLVGVVGTDFPRTYTDFLDTRGIDLQGLKQVDGGKSFRWGGRYTDDFNVRDTLFTELNVVSDFQPVLSETYKETPYLFLANNSPRLQLSIIEQATHPKLIVCDTMDFWINEEREALEALLARVDILVLNDSEALLLTGDSNLVRAAQAILRYGPKRVIIKKGEHGAISVTESSFFSLPAYPLTQVVDPTGAGDSFAGGMMGYLASIEDTSEEAIRSAMVYGTVIASFNIEDFSISRQNDVQFSEISSRYCELQEAVRF, encoded by the coding sequence ATGGGAGTCTTAATCGTTGGCACAGTGACCTTAGATACGGTGGAAACACCGAATAAACGCGTCGAGGATGCCTTGGGTGGTTCCGGTGTCTATGCTGCTGTCGCCGCGAGTTTTTTTCGAAACCCTGTTCGACTTGTTGGGGTCGTCGGTACTGATTTTCCACGCACTTACACAGATTTCCTCGATACCCGAGGGATTGACCTTCAAGGATTAAAACAAGTAGACGGTGGCAAATCGTTTCGATGGGGTGGTCGTTACACAGATGACTTTAACGTGCGCGATACACTGTTTACGGAGTTGAATGTTGTGAGTGATTTTCAACCTGTTTTGTCGGAAACTTACAAAGAAACCCCTTACCTCTTTTTGGCAAATAACTCGCCACGTTTACAATTGAGCATTATTGAGCAGGCAACACACCCAAAACTGATTGTCTGTGACACGATGGACTTTTGGATTAATGAGGAGCGGGAGGCTTTAGAGGCACTCTTAGCGCGTGTGGACATTCTTGTTCTGAACGATAGTGAGGCACTTTTGCTAACAGGCGATTCTAATTTGGTGCGAGCCGCACAAGCAATCCTGCGCTATGGTCCAAAGCGGGTTATAATTAAGAAAGGGGAGCACGGTGCGATCAGCGTGACGGAGTCATCTTTCTTTAGTCTGCCGGCATACCCGCTCACACAGGTAGTTGATCCAACGGGGGCTGGCGATAGTTTTGCTGGGGGGATGATGGGGTATCTGGCATCTATTGAGGACACGTCCGAAGAAGCGATACGCAGCGCAATGGTGTATGGAACGGTTATTGCCTCTTTTAATATTGAGGATTTCAGCATCAGCCGACAAAATGATGTACAGTTTTCAGAGATTTCATCGCGATATTGTGAACTTCAAGAAGCCGTCCGTTTTTAA
- the ggt gene encoding gamma-glutamyltransferase — protein sequence MFDGYSPNQFGPGRSAVICQHGAVATSQPLAAQGGLQILQAGGNAVDAAVATAAILNVVEPMSTGIGGDAFMLVYQPKDGVIRGLNASGRAPYAAEPKFFTKQGLMSIPSFGSMYPVTVPGTIDGWATLLDECGTMSLAEVLQPAINYAEKGFPVSPQISLAWQESAQMLAQHPDTARTYLQHGKAPAPGEIFYQPNLARTFRLIAEGGRDAFYQGEIADNIVKFSDENGGLFTQRDFAEHRSDWIEPISTSYRGYDVYEIPPNGQGIAALLALNIVEGFEFGTMGHNSSEHLHRAIEAMKLGFADLYEYVTDPTFVDVPVDGLLSNDYTESQRERISPERANMQPSPGMPTIGSDTVYLCAVDNERNVVSFINSLFAGFGSGLVAGDTGIMLQNRGAGFSLNPDHANCIAPHKRTLHTIIPGMIVQNGVPLVTFGVMGGQMQAQGHLQFVCNLVDFNMDVQNALDAPRFRVMDDSRIMLETGIPMNIQAALAQKGHHIIPGNTFFGGGQAIFINPSFGTLVAGSDPRRDGCAVGY from the coding sequence ATGTTTGATGGGTACTCACCAAACCAATTTGGGCCTGGGCGTTCAGCTGTCATCTGCCAACATGGAGCGGTCGCAACGAGTCAACCACTCGCCGCGCAGGGAGGGTTGCAGATTTTACAGGCTGGTGGAAACGCCGTTGATGCAGCGGTCGCGACTGCAGCGATACTTAACGTTGTCGAGCCAATGTCAACTGGCATCGGTGGAGATGCCTTTATGCTCGTTTATCAGCCCAAAGATGGAGTGATTCGTGGCTTAAATGCGAGTGGGAGGGCACCTTACGCTGCAGAACCGAAGTTCTTTACTAAGCAGGGGTTGATGAGTATACCTTCTTTTGGCAGTATGTATCCCGTCACGGTCCCTGGTACAATTGACGGGTGGGCAACGCTCCTCGACGAGTGTGGCACAATGTCGTTAGCGGAGGTCCTTCAGCCTGCCATCAATTACGCGGAAAAAGGTTTCCCAGTCAGCCCACAGATTAGTCTCGCATGGCAAGAAAGCGCACAAATGTTGGCGCAGCATCCCGACACAGCGCGGACATACCTCCAGCATGGAAAGGCACCGGCACCCGGGGAAATCTTTTACCAACCAAACCTTGCCCGGACATTTCGGTTGATTGCAGAAGGAGGGCGCGATGCCTTCTATCAAGGGGAAATTGCTGACAACATCGTGAAATTCTCCGATGAAAACGGAGGCTTATTTACGCAACGTGACTTTGCCGAACACAGATCAGATTGGATAGAACCGATTTCTACCAGTTATCGAGGCTACGATGTTTATGAGATACCACCGAATGGACAGGGCATCGCTGCACTTCTCGCACTCAATATCGTTGAAGGATTTGAATTCGGAACGATGGGGCATAACAGTTCTGAACATCTACACCGTGCAATTGAGGCAATGAAATTGGGGTTCGCAGATCTCTATGAATACGTGACGGATCCGACATTTGTGGATGTGCCAGTAGACGGACTGCTTTCCAACGACTATACAGAAAGCCAGCGAGAGCGAATTTCACCAGAGCGGGCAAACATGCAACCAAGCCCTGGTATGCCCACAATCGGAAGCGATACGGTGTACCTCTGTGCGGTTGACAACGAACGCAATGTCGTCTCTTTTATTAACAGTCTTTTCGCTGGATTTGGTTCAGGCTTAGTTGCTGGCGATACAGGTATTATGTTACAAAATCGGGGGGCAGGTTTTTCGCTTAATCCCGACCATGCGAATTGTATCGCTCCACATAAACGGACATTGCATACTATTATCCCTGGTATGATTGTGCAAAACGGGGTGCCCTTAGTCACCTTTGGTGTCATGGGAGGACAGATGCAAGCACAGGGACATTTACAATTTGTATGCAACCTTGTGGATTTCAATATGGACGTGCAAAACGCTTTAGATGCACCTCGGTTTCGAGTGATGGACGACTCGCGGATTATGCTGGAGACAGGTATTCCGATGAATATACAAGCCGCATTGGCACAGAAGGGACATCATATCATACCGGGAAACACTTTTTTTGGCGGAGGACAAGCAATTTTCATCAATCCATCCTTCGGCACGCTCGTCGCAGGTTCAGATCCAAGACGCGATGGCTGTGCTGTCGGCTATTGA
- a CDS encoding adenosylhomocysteinase has protein sequence MNYDIKATELASAGKQRIDWANRFMPVLDSIRERFQNERPLDGLRVAACLHVTTETANLMKTLKAGGAEAVVCASNPLSTQDDVAASLVVDEGIGVFAIDGEDIETFYKHIDAALETRPAITMDDGADLVSRLHSEETNPALVEQVVAGTEETTTGVIRLRSMATEGVLKYPIIAVNDARTKHFFDNRYGTGQSTLDGIIRATNLLIAGTTVVVAGYGWCGRGVANRARGLGANVIVTEVDPLRALEAVMDGFRVMPMQEAVQEAGLVVTLTGDIHVLRKEHFEVMKDGAIIANSGHFDVEIDIPALEKLSVDKGKARPYVDVYTLEGGKKLYLVGEGRLVNLAAAEGHPASVMDMSFANQALCLEYIAQNQANLESRVYDVPESIDETVAQLKLEAFGIEIDTLTAEQEKYLNSWEMGT, from the coding sequence ATGAACTACGACATAAAAGCAACGGAACTCGCGTCAGCTGGTAAACAACGAATTGATTGGGCAAACCGATTCATGCCCGTTTTAGATTCCATCCGCGAGCGGTTTCAGAATGAACGCCCGTTGGATGGATTGAGAGTCGCAGCGTGCCTACATGTGACAACTGAAACAGCTAACTTGATGAAGACCCTGAAAGCTGGTGGAGCCGAGGCGGTTGTTTGTGCGTCAAATCCACTCAGTACGCAGGATGACGTTGCCGCATCTCTCGTCGTTGACGAGGGAATTGGCGTTTTTGCTATTGACGGAGAGGATATAGAAACCTTTTACAAACACATTGATGCCGCTCTTGAGACGCGACCCGCGATCACCATGGATGATGGGGCGGATCTCGTCTCAAGGCTTCATTCTGAAGAAACGAATCCAGCTTTAGTGGAACAGGTCGTTGCAGGAACAGAAGAAACAACAACCGGCGTTATACGACTCAGGAGCATGGCAACCGAAGGTGTGTTGAAATACCCGATTATTGCTGTGAACGACGCACGGACGAAGCATTTTTTTGATAACCGATACGGCACCGGACAAAGCACATTAGACGGTATTATCAGAGCAACGAATCTACTCATTGCCGGAACGACAGTCGTTGTGGCAGGCTATGGTTGGTGTGGCAGAGGGGTCGCTAACCGGGCGCGCGGTTTAGGCGCGAATGTCATTGTAACCGAAGTCGATCCATTAAGAGCATTAGAAGCCGTGATGGACGGATTCCGGGTCATGCCGATGCAGGAGGCGGTCCAGGAGGCAGGTTTAGTCGTAACGCTTACAGGGGATATTCACGTCTTACGCAAGGAACATTTTGAAGTGATGAAAGATGGCGCGATTATCGCGAATTCCGGTCATTTTGATGTTGAAATTGACATACCGGCATTAGAGAAATTGAGCGTTGATAAAGGGAAAGCACGACCGTATGTAGATGTATACACCCTCGAAGGTGGCAAGAAACTCTATCTTGTTGGCGAAGGTAGATTGGTAAACTTGGCTGCTGCTGAAGGACATCCCGCGAGTGTCATGGACATGAGTTTCGCGAATCAAGCATTGTGTCTTGAGTACATCGCCCAAAATCAGGCTAATCTTGAGAGTCGTGTATATGATGTCCCCGAATCTATAGATGAAACCGTTGCGCAACTCAAATTGGAAGCATTCGGTATTGAAATTGATACACTCACGGCAGAACAGGAAAAATACCTCAACTCGTGGGAAATGGGAACTTAG
- the metK gene encoding methionine adenosyltransferase — protein MSKNFLFTSESVTEGHPDKIADQISDAVLDTIFTSDPMARVACETLVTTGLAVITGEITTTANYDAQQIARKVLTDIGYTDIEYGFDAKRSAVLSIIDKQSPDIAMGVNPGGAGDQGLMFGYACTETPELMPLPITLAHQLTQRLAKVRKDRTLPFIRPDGKSQVTVEYVDSKPKAVTTVVISAQHDPDVTDSELREAIVEEVIKEIVPENLQSPDIKYHINPTGRFVTGGPQGDAGLTGRKIIVDTYGGMGRHGGGALSGKDPTKVDRSATYAARHVAKNLVAAGLAERCEIQLSYAIGRKDPISVMVDTFGTGDAEALTKLVNAHFDLTPAGIIEGLKLRQPIYQNTAAYGHFGREEPGFTWEETDYVEKLR, from the coding sequence TTGAGCAAAAATTTTTTGTTTACGTCCGAATCCGTTACTGAAGGACACCCGGACAAAATCGCGGACCAGATTTCTGACGCGGTACTTGATACCATATTCACAAGCGATCCAATGGCGAGAGTCGCTTGTGAAACCTTGGTCACAACAGGACTTGCTGTCATTACTGGTGAAATCACAACCACAGCAAACTACGATGCCCAACAAATCGCACGAAAAGTATTAACTGATATCGGTTATACCGATATTGAATACGGCTTTGATGCCAAACGAAGTGCTGTATTGAGCATCATTGATAAGCAATCACCTGATATAGCAATGGGTGTAAACCCTGGTGGTGCAGGCGATCAAGGATTAATGTTTGGGTACGCATGTACCGAAACACCAGAATTGATGCCTCTACCAATTACTCTCGCCCATCAACTAACCCAGCGTTTGGCTAAAGTTCGCAAAGATCGTACCCTCCCGTTTATCCGTCCCGATGGAAAATCTCAAGTAACAGTAGAATATGTTGACAGTAAACCTAAGGCTGTCACTACAGTTGTCATTTCTGCACAACACGATCCTGATGTTACGGATAGCGAGTTACGAGAAGCGATTGTTGAAGAGGTTATCAAAGAAATTGTCCCTGAAAATCTCCAAAGCCCAGATATTAAATATCATATCAATCCAACCGGACGTTTTGTGACGGGAGGCCCCCAAGGTGATGCCGGATTAACCGGACGAAAAATTATTGTTGATACATACGGGGGGATGGGACGGCATGGTGGAGGTGCGCTTTCTGGGAAGGATCCTACTAAAGTAGATCGGAGTGCGACTTACGCAGCACGGCACGTCGCTAAGAACCTTGTTGCCGCGGGTCTCGCAGAGCGGTGTGAAATTCAACTCTCCTACGCAATCGGTAGAAAAGACCCTATTTCTGTCATGGTGGATACGTTTGGGACTGGCGATGCAGAGGCTCTCACTAAACTTGTCAACGCACACTTCGATTTAACACCGGCAGGCATCATAGAAGGGTTGAAATTACGCCAGCCTATTTATCAAAATACTGCCGCATATGGACATTTCGGACGTGAGGAACCTGGCTTCACTTGGGAAGAAACCGACTACGTCGAAAAACTCCGGTAG
- the lpdA gene encoding dihydrolipoyl dehydrogenase produces MSTYDLGIIGGGPGGYVAAIKAAQRGGSVCLIEKGEWGGTCLNRGCIPTKTLFAVANLATQVQEASTFGVNINGETTIDYSQVLNHKTSVIQQLTGGIAQLLKANGIDSLNGTATLIDRNTVIVSKPDGTTEQLHAKNIIIATGSEPAEPPIFEIDESQVLTTTGILNLTELPESLLIVGAGVSGCEFASIFNALGCRVTVLELLPTILATEDIQVIRHIQLFMKRKGITIHTGAKLTHVKKSDAGVTAVLESGEEMAAEKMLVSIGRRYNTDGIGLEKVGIRTEGGKIVVDTRMQTNVAGIYAVGDVASRYLLAHVASAEGKIAAQNCLGDSIEMDYQVIPWCVFTLPEIGHVGMTEKEATDEGYEVKIGRFPYAANGKALGLRETDGFVKTVSDADSGDILGVHIVGAHASTLIHEAAVAIRTGATAMDIAGTVHAHPTLAEMVMESAEAAYDRAIHSLH; encoded by the coding sequence ATGTCGACGTATGATCTCGGAATAATAGGCGGAGGACCAGGAGGTTACGTCGCGGCTATTAAAGCGGCGCAACGTGGTGGCAGCGTCTGCCTGATAGAAAAGGGAGAGTGGGGTGGCACCTGTTTGAATCGCGGGTGTATCCCAACGAAAACCCTTTTTGCAGTTGCCAACTTGGCAACACAGGTTCAAGAAGCATCTACCTTCGGTGTGAATATCAACGGCGAGACGACAATCGATTACTCGCAAGTATTGAATCATAAAACTTCGGTTATCCAGCAGCTCACAGGCGGTATCGCGCAGCTGCTGAAAGCGAATGGGATCGATAGCCTTAACGGAACAGCAACGCTTATTGACAGAAATACCGTTATCGTTAGCAAACCTGACGGGACAACGGAACAATTACACGCAAAAAATATTATCATTGCCACAGGTTCCGAACCTGCAGAACCGCCCATTTTTGAAATTGACGAGAGCCAAGTCTTGACGACAACAGGTATTCTTAATCTCACGGAACTCCCTGAAAGCCTACTGATCGTTGGCGCTGGCGTTTCAGGATGTGAATTTGCTTCCATCTTTAATGCACTCGGTTGCCGCGTGACTGTGTTGGAACTACTCCCTACAATTTTGGCAACTGAAGATATCCAGGTTATCCGACATATTCAACTTTTCATGAAACGGAAAGGTATCACTATCCACACGGGTGCAAAACTCACCCATGTCAAAAAATCGGATGCGGGTGTCACAGCAGTGCTCGAATCCGGTGAAGAGATGGCGGCAGAAAAGATGCTCGTCTCGATTGGTAGGCGTTACAACACAGATGGGATAGGTTTAGAAAAGGTTGGCATCCGCACAGAAGGTGGAAAAATTGTCGTGGATACCCGAATGCAAACGAACGTTGCGGGTATCTATGCCGTTGGAGATGTCGCAAGTCGGTATCTATTGGCACACGTTGCATCGGCGGAAGGAAAGATTGCAGCACAAAACTGTCTTGGGGATAGCATCGAGATGGATTATCAGGTCATTCCGTGGTGTGTTTTCACTTTACCTGAAATTGGACACGTCGGTATGACAGAAAAAGAGGCAACAGATGAAGGTTACGAAGTGAAAATAGGACGATTTCCATATGCTGCGAACGGGAAGGCATTGGGACTACGCGAGACGGATGGGTTTGTTAAAACCGTTTCTGATGCCGACAGCGGAGATATCCTCGGTGTTCATATCGTTGGTGCCCATGCTTCAACCCTCATTCACGAAGCCGCAGTCGCGATTCGCACGGGTGCGACTGCGATGGACATAGCAGGGACAGTGCATGCGCATCCAACCCTTGCAGAAATGGTGATGGAATCCGCTGAAGCAGCTTACGATAGAGCTATCCACAGTCTACATTAA